From Carassius auratus strain Wakin chromosome 9, ASM336829v1, whole genome shotgun sequence:
CCTTGCGTCTCCGTTTCCTGTCCAGCCCCGAAATCCATGTGATTGCGCCCTACCCGTGGTGACGTCACACAAGGCATGGAAATACGACTCACTTCGTTTTGACACTCAACCAGTGAAAATTTCTGCATATGTACCAAGTAGCCCATGCGTTGAAATGCATTAGGCCGCACTTACTATATAAGCTATATGGGACATTTCCCGGGGCGCAATGTGTTGATATTTATCTCGCCTTTGCGTCctctaaacaatgtttttttttttttttttttttttttttacatatttggtatATTTAAATCTGTAGTTCAgaggtaaatatttaaaactattagTTTTTTCAATCTTCTATCGTGAAATTACTACAAGTTCTGTGTAAAAATGGAACgtacatttgaaaaacagaacgTGTGCGTTCAAAAGTTGGGCCAATCAAGATTGGTGCAGTAGGCTAAGgtgcttttattattaaaatgttgaattaatttatttataatgttaccaaaaaaTCGATTTCAAATGCTATTAATTTGATTTCTCTCTTTATCAAATATTCCTAAATAATATATCACGGTCCCCACATTAATGTAAAGTAGCACAACAGTTGAAAATTTATTagcaaataataagaaatgttattgaGCAGAACAGCATAGCAGAATCATTTTTGAATGTTCATGATTATGCTGAAAAGTTtataatcatgaatatatatatatattaaaagagaaCCAGTAAATTACGAAAATATTTCTTACTATTACAAGGGAGATAATGTTATTGACCCATAAATGTTTGAATAGTGGCTTATTTTTGTTGAACATGTCATCTCTTGTATCGACTTCATTTATGGAACACCTTTTCAATCAGTTTAATTAGCTTAATGCTTCTACACACAAGTTTCTGTGTGATTCCACAGGTGCAGACAATGTTAGTAGTTTAGGGGTTCATGAAACTGAGACCACTGCAATCTCATCATGACCATATTTCTGTGGTCTCTATTCTAAGTGATGAAACTATATGTGaccttggagcacaaaaccagtcttaagtcactggggtatatttgtagcaatcgCCGAagatacattgtatgggtcataattattgatttttcttttatgctaaaatcattaggacattaagtaaagataatgttccatgaagatattttgtaaatgtcctattGTTGATAGGCTATATCAAAacgtatttttttattagtaataagcatggctaagaacttaattaggattttctacattttttgatttgtttgcaccctcagattccaaatattcaaatagttgtatctcagccaaatattttcatatcctaacaaaccatgcatcaatcaAACCAAATGTATGCTCTTCACGGGCACTCGGAATAGACCACTGAATGTTCCTTCAGTGATTACTCTTGACGGACATGAAATACAGACTGTTACAACTTATAAGTATCTTGGAATTGTTATTGATGATTGCCTGTCATTTAAGCCTCATGTTCACTGTCTAGTGAGAAAGTTGAAGCTAAAATTGGGTTTTTACTTTCGAAATaagctgtgtttttcttttaatgttaaaaaacggTTAGTGGCATCCACTTTTTTATCTGTGCTGGACTATGGTGATATATATGCATTCATCTGCTCAAAGCTTTCAAATGATTGACGCAGCCTATCATGCATCGCTGAGATTTATTACTAATTGTAAAGCTCGCACCCACCACTGTGAGCTGTACTCTCGTGTAGGGTGGTCTGCTCTGGCCACACGGAGGCTTTGTCATtggtacatatttatatataaggctATTCTTGGTGTGCTTCCATCCTATTTATGTTCACttcttatgaaaaaaagtgctgGTCATTACTCTCTGCGTTCTCAGGCtgttgtcttgttttctgtcCCACATATCAGTACTGAGCTGGGTAAAAAGGCCTTTGTTTATTCTGCTCCCTTTACATGGAATTTGCTGCAGAACAACTTAAAACTTAGTAAATTGATTCCTTTGAGTGTTTTAAGTTAAGAATGAGATGTTTTGAGTTGGACTCCCTCAcatgtcaatgtttttaattgaGATTTCATTGTAAGTGCATAATTGGCTTTCAAACTGtttctattaattaatattttattttcatggttttttgagtgtgtgtctttgtacgtatgtaatgatgtaatgtaattcagctgcctatcttggccaggTCTCCCTagcaaaagagatttttaatctcaatgggcttctcctggttaaataaaggataaataaaataaaaaaatcaatggaaagcttatttattcaatctatatatatatatatatatatatatatatatatatatatatatatatatatatatctctctcaaAATTAGTTTTTGTGTTCCTGGGTCACTAATTAatcaaaaaaagaggaaaaaagtaTGAAATCATATAAGAAAATAGTAGATTtaaacaaactatatatatatatatatatgtgtgtgtgtgtgtgtgtgtgtgtgtgtgtacatgtacatGCAATACAAAGTGAATTTCACAGCCTTGTGTGTTATAGCATTAAACCAAACAACAGGTGCGAGAGATTTCATGTTTATTCTGCCATTTAGTGGTTATATCTGTTACTGCATGTGATTTTCAAAACTAGTTTAATGCAATTTTAAGTATAGTCGATATAAATATGTAATGAATGTATTAAGCAGTTAAAGCACCAATCAGTGATTTTGACATTTTGTAGAgagtataaataaaatactatgcaaacacattaaaactgcaTTCTTGATAATCAAAGCAATATTATAAAGAAGAATTTGTAATAATTAGTTAGAATTTCCCACTTGGACATCATTttctattaaatttttatttctattttttttttagaacaggttgtacattattttttaatgacttaCAGACTAGTAGAGAATGCAAGACTGCATTTAGAGGTAGAGAAGCCTTTGTTTGCTTGTAAAAACAGTCAGCAGCTGCAGAATGTTACAGAATGCTGATGGTAAAATCCACTTGTTACTCTGAATGTAAAATGTAACCACAACACTGCCAGCAACACCTCTTCTTTCCTTTTGTTTCCGTTCATTTCCTCTTATCACTGCAGTGCTACACTGCAAGacactgtatttgtgtgtgccaGTGCCGAGAAGTTTCAATGCACgaagtgaagaaaaaaatgaataaatgttatctCATTATGTAAAAATCTGCAAAAGGGAAAATCACTCATGCCCCAAATAACCTTTCAGCTTTTAAAAACCAGAGGAAAATATGTAGTCTGTGTTTATTTTCTTACTTTTTATACAAAGTTTGATTGTGTTGGAATAATAGTAGTTTTACCAGTTGTCTTCTTTTACTCATTGTTTTTATTAGGTTAAGTATAAGAGAAGATAACCTTAAGGCAACACTTCATTTTTCTCCAGAGAAAAATGCATACAAGGGTCAACCATTTGAGTCCCCTGTCAAATGTTTGGCTGCTTTCCTCAGTCCTCCATAGTGTTAAACTGTGACGCTGGTCGGAAACAGCCCCCACCCCCTCACCCCGTATCACCCGTGCCTCTGTCTGTAAAAGCTCTGAAGTCATATTCCCCTGTATTCACGTGCTCGGAGCAGCAGTGCAGAAATGCTTGAGCAGATGATCATAGCAATGGCTGTTCTCCTTACCCTCTTCTGTGCTGAACTTACTGAATCCTCCTCAAGCTGCTGTCTCCTCAAAGGTTTGAGATTTTCTGTTGCTTCTTAATTCGGTTGCAGCGCAGTTGATGTATGTTGTGTGCAGCACATGAATCCTTGTGGATATTTATAACTGAGTGTCTCCAGAATACTGATCAAAGAGAGATGTTGTATAACtgaaattaatattacaaaattagACTTTGCATTAAAGAAACAAGTctacacacaacaacaacaacaaaaatggggggaaaaagcAGCGAAGGAAACAGCCAACTCCATGTGCAGTGCACCACATCCTCAATCTCTAACTTTCTCTTTCCAGACTAAATCTGCATATGTGCTTTTATCTTTCAGCCGAAATAAAAAGAGTGGATGAAAATGCAACAGCATTTGTGTCCTGTCCAGCACTTGCAAAGAATGAAAAACCATCTATCTCTCTATACAAGGGAGATACCAAACTGCACTCAACAAACCTGAGTGATGTGTACAGAAATCAGTCACGGCAAGGCTTTCAGGTGTATGTACAAAACTCCTCCGTCTCATATATGATTCTAAGAGCTGAAGCCAGAGACACAGGACTCTACAGTTGCAAAATCGACACACAAATCAAGACATGTGCCTCCCAGACTATCTTGCTCAttaaaggtaaaaaacaaaacaaaacaagtaattcattttaattcacattTGAATGTGTTTAATCCCAGTTTATAATTTGATTAGTGAATAGGTATTGGTCTGATCCCTTGTTTAAATAGCATACACCAACCAAAAAAGACCAACAGGGTCACTTTACCCTTGCAACCTCTTCACTTGACGAGTTGAACcaatacagaataaaaaacatattaaaatattatattaaaaaaacacttttatagtAGAATTtttgatttagtatttttttacattatttcagaTGCTCTGCAGCCCATAGACAGCCCAACTGTCACTTGTCCCATTGATCAGACACTTCCACTTGCGTTTGTTGTTAGCTGTGGGGTCATCGCTGCATTTGATCTGTTCATCACTGTCTTCGTCTGTTACCTCACAGTGAGTATCCACATCTGCAACCTCACACCAAATGTCCTAAATAAATTCATTGCCAATTCAAAGTGTTTTAAAATCAAGGTTTATATGTTGTTTCATGTGCTAAATTGCTGATATGGTGCTTATATTTCAGTATAAACTCAACAACACAGAGCCACCGGAGAATCCCTACATAAACACAAGACCGAGAGGATTCCAGCGACGCCGATGAGCTCAGCAGCAAATATCCAGCAAATATCAGCAGCGTAGCAACATTTGTACCTCCTATCAGCTGAGCAGTAATGCCCAGAGAGTGTATTAAATGATCAACTAATTGTTCTTGTATCTATTGCTGttcaccagtgttggggaaagttactttttaaagtaatgcattacaatattgcgttactccataaaaaagtaactaattaggttacttagttactttttatggaaagtaatgcgtttagttacttttgtgttactttttacaTCTGgacagggcttgcttgtttgtttgtttgttttttttttaaattatagttctatttttggcaaatttaaaagttttttcaCACCAAACGTGAAATGACTACGCCTCAGGCTGAAAGGAAAGTAAATTTACGTCCGTACAGTAAAATGCAGAAGAAATTTCAACAcaatttagtaataaaaaaagacacaaatgtttgtctaaagtaatttttgcttagtatggttgaactggatcatcaaaggtcagaagCAAAGGCATTTGTGTTGTTTAACGTTTAATTATTGCAAGTTTGCGTCATATTCtaagtttgcattattttgtattcattttgaaGAATACTAAATGTGTTGAATTGGAAACAAAGTAATTAGTataacttatttgaaaaagtaaaaaaagactCAGATATTCTCTTGTAAATGAAAAACTAATATGTTACCTTACTggttacttgaaaaaaagtaatctgattacataactcatgttacttgtaatgtgttacccccaacactgctgtTCAGTATATATTATAGATATTGTATAGTGTATTTACTCTGGGGGTCAAAGGGTGGAATATAtaggattttttatgttttgtatgaagtctcttatgctcaacaagtcATGTGAACCAGCGATATTGTGACATAttacaaaataactgtttttcatttgaatatattttaaaaatgtaaattgtgaattgctcaaaagtaacagtaaaaagaTTTCATGTTAGATGTTTAATTAATGTTTCTCATGTTCATGttcaaaattgctgttttttGGCAGGGAGTTTTAACTGCTGGATACATCacctttttttcacatttataataagaaatgttgcttgagCAGCAAATTGCCACATTAGAAAGGTTTTGACCCCCAGTGGGTGTGTATTTTCATTGAAACACTATGACGCTCTGACTTTAAAGGAAACCCGCTGTGTTTCATTTGTTGCAAACGTGTTTCATTCTGGCATTTCTTCAGTGTAACTTGTGTAGGATTTGAAATCATGATTTAGAGACAAatggaatttatttaattaaaaagtcaAGCTAATCAAGATCTTTTGTTGAATGCGTGATCTGTTGTAGGCTACATCAACATTATCTCACCTCAGTTTTAGCGTCTGTAACTACTGCATCTGTAATTACAGTATTGCCGTTAATTATGCAATACATTGCAAAATGCAAATCTGAACCCCACAGTAAACTATAACATATGCTATTATAGCAGTATAATTCGTTAGCAACAGTGAGACAGGAAATTACAGGAAAAAAGAGGAGGGTGGTGGGTGGCAAGACGGTAACCACTGTTCTCCAAAATGTCATGCAGGAATGCAAATTTTAGTTTCACAGAAAAACGTACACAATAAATGCATTAGCATATAGCTTTCAAAAGCTTGAATTGCAATACAAGTAAATAGTAGGAAAAGGCACATAATATAAAGTATCACAATATAGAATGGAATAGTCTTTAATGAACATTACTCCCAAGAGACATTTTCAGTTTCCAATATAATCTGATATGATGCAATAATGAACAAGGGATCAGTAGATATGTTGACCaactgaacaaaaaataaaaataatttatcgaACTAATTCCGAAAGTGCTGAATCTGATTTCAAGTGTATCTGATTTCAGTATTTTCCCCAAATTGAGAGTCAAATAATCTCTTGACCACTGGGCTTTATGATAGGCTGAGAGTCAAACCACACCCTTAACCAAATTTTCCAGTTCCACTGCTATTGTACTGTTTTTGCTCGAGTCTCATTCTGCTCGTTTGATTTTTTCCCCTTGATTACACATATTGTGCAAATTGGCTTCATTACTTAACTTTAGTTTTACGGGCATTTGCAGTCAGCTTGAGGTTTCCTGCTACGTTACTGATGTCACAAAGATGTTTCCAGAACTCAGTCAAGTATAAAGAGCCAGGGGGGATACCTCCACAGTTATTACATGACACAATGATTATCACACTTATTAGAATCTTTATATATATCCCGCTAGGATTGGGTAAGTACCAGCTGAGCCTCAAATGTTGTTGCTTTTCAGGCACAGATAGTCTAGATGGTATCTGCTTTAACCCTGTGTGCCAAGACTTCTTGAATACTAAAGTATAGTTTATTAGcctaatcttttttttatgaagcatTTATCTAAGTAGCCTATATCTTGTTCTATGactgattattttaatatgcagcaAAAAAGTAAAGTAGGTCAAACTTTGACCTAAATGTAAAACTTCCAACATGATCCAGATGCTTATTTTCAGACAGAATTCTTGGAATATGATTCtatatatgcatattatattaGTTTAATGTGAATAGTAATTTTGTCATAACTGTTCATTCAGATTAAAACTTAAAAACCTTTCTGTACTTGACATTTGTGGTGCAGTTAAACAATCACCCAAACAGAacgaaaaaaactaaaatagaaggaaGTGAGTCTGTAGGTTAAGTCTGAagaccttttttgttttgtttccagctCTACATGTGTCTCAGCCATATCGTGTGGTGGGGAAAGAGGGAGAAGTCCCTCTCCGCTGCTCCTTCAGTTCAAAGTTAAAGCCTGAGGAAATGCAGGTGTCTCTTTACAAAGGTTTGCACGGCCGTGAGAGGATCTGCAGCTCTTATGTCAACCTCTCCGAGCCCTACTTCACATCAGATGGCACAGTTAATTGCAGAGGGAGTATTAGCTCTGGAAGAGTGGACATGATGATCGCTGGACTGCGAGGGAACGACACAGACATCTATCGCTGTGAGATCGAGATCCTCTTCCCTCCTCCGTATCTCAGAACGCTTGGGAACGGCACTATTGTTTACATTCAAGGTAAGCGATAACCTAGTCTTGTTTTCAGTCTCTTGCATGTGGTTTCCCCACAGTTTCACCTTTTTTGTACAGTTGTCAATGTATAGATGATCTATAACaatagtgtgtttttgtattaattGCTATTACTAATAACTATTAttgaaataacaaacaaacaatgcattTTGGAAGATAGCCATAACGTAATCACTTAAATTAAATACTCTATGTCatcatacttttttaaaaatcttatcccggtaatattattttaatagcaaattcAAATATAGCGTTCACTACACTTGGCCGTGGTTCATAGTTGAAGCGCTAGAGGGAGCCAGATTATAAAAGAGTGAACAAGGAAATGTTGTTGTCACCTGAGGTCAAGTGGGTGGAAATGGGGCCTCCCCGGCACATTCAACTCTGCAGCACTTACTGCTCTACATTTTGATATTACCGGTGGAAACTTTGACTTTACACGAGAATGATGTTTTTCTTTGAAAATGTAGATTTATGACGCAAGTGTGCTAACGTAAGCGcttaaaaagacaaaagaactgAAAAGACAAAAGAACTGTGAAAAAACAATATTCAGAGATGAGAAGGTTAGCCGTTAAATACCGCCAGCTTCCTGTTGTCAAACAGGTGGAAGCCTCATCCACTAAATTTGGAACACTGTGAAAaatttcaatgacaaaatgattcACATTGGCCTACatctctgttgaaaaaaaaaaacagtatatgcTGGTTTGGTATGTTTTGATGCTGGgaggctggtttaagatggtcctttgctggtttaaactggtcctttgctggtttatgctagtCCTTAACTGGTTTAgaatggtcctttgctggtttaaactggtcctttgctggtttaaactggtcctttgctggtttaagctggtcctttgctggtttaagctggtcctttgctggtttatgctggtcctttgctggtttatgctggtccattgctggtttaagctggtactttgctggtttaaactggtttaagatggttatttgctggtttaatctggtcctttgctggtttaagatggtcctttgctggctGGATTAagctggtcttttgctggtttaagatggtccgtTGCTGTTTTAaactggtccttttgctggtttaaactggtcctttgctggtttatgctggtacTTTGCTgttttatgctggtcctttgctggtttaaactggtcctttgctggttaatgctggtccttttctggtttaaactggtcctttgctggtttatgctggtcctttgctggtttaaactggtcctttgctggtttatgctggtcctttgctgttttatgctggtcctttgctggtttaaactggttctttgctggttaatgctggtcctttgctggtttaaactggtccttttgctggttaaagctggtcctttgctggtttatgctggtcctttgctggtttaaactggtccttttgctggttaaagctggtcctttgctggtttaaaccggtcattttgctggtttatgctggtcctttgctggtttaaactggtccttttctggtttaagatggtcctttgctggtttaaactggtcctttgctggtttatgctggtcatatgctggcaaaggaccagcataaaccagcatcccaCCATCTAAACGTACCAAACCAGCATATGCTGATTTTTTTCAGCAGGAATGGCTCAAGTTTTCAGTGAAAGTAATACTGAAATGGGCTTAGGTTGCCATCCAGAGgtcatttaaaactaaatcttCTATCTTCTTCCATAGAAACTCCAAACTGCCCCACTGCATCCACCCAGAGCCAGATTCAGAGCCAGAGCCAGACTTCAGAGCGGGAAGCTGTCAAATATGATGTAGGCCCACTTCCTCTGCTATATGCCATCCTAATCATCACATTCTGCAGTTTAATTCTACAGGTGAGAAACAAGTCTATTCTAATGATTTTCCTTAACAGACTACCCTGCTGAAAAGATTTGTGTCGACAAGCTGAACTGAATTTCTGAATAGATTTACTCAAGTTTAGAATTTGACAATAATGTGATCAAATGTCACTCACATGTCATTTATCTCTGTAACACAGATGATCGCTTGCAAATGGAGGGCCTCTACAGCCACGGCACCTATGCTTTCACAAAAAGAGAGCTATATGAAATTCTAAGGGGGTAATATCTCCGTTCacatgtactaacatgtattCTAACCTGCATGTACTCACATGTCATTTTCTCCTGCAtgtattttcatgtaattttaaccTGCATGTATTGGCATGTACTCACTCACTGTAATTTTCAACTACATGTACTCACATGAATTCTCATTTGCATGTATTCACATGTATTTACACAACATTTGACCACTGTCTTTGTTATtccattttctttatattttattaaaatgaaataaacatatttacatttaacccTTGTGCTTTACTGACTATCCTGCCATGTGTTTGCCTGCCCATCCAGTCCTGATTGTGGTACTACATAGAGAAGGAAACGCAGAAACTTCTGCTCATATGGATTCATAAGAATGATTGACAGGATTGAATGTTCCAAACATACATTTGGAACTTTATCTACCTAACCTATCACAAAAATAGATGGTTGGCAActacaaaatgttttataaaaacctGACTTTAACATGAATTACTACAGGAATATGTGTTAATAAAGCAGTTATTAACACACTAAGCAACTATTATCATGTCTAAATAATTGTGATACCttaaaattgcttgtaaatttcctATTATGCTTATTATCACCAAATACTGGATTCAGTCTTTTTGTTAACATGTTTTCATACAATTAGCGCAGGTTTTCTTGGAGGTTTTCTTATTGGATCTGACTGATCGCAGGCTTGATCTTAGTTTTTGAGTTACCATTGCCAGAATTATctacaaataatgttttcttttttttttcgtggtAATTGAGGTATAATCCTCAAGTCACTTTACGACATGATATGACCCTtatagaaaaatacagttttaaaagcAAAAGATGCTTCGACCAAATTTTAGTTAATGGGAATGATCATGCAACTAGGTTAGACTTGTTAGGGCCCCCACTTTTCTATTTGTATTGGATAAAAAGATCTGAGATTATTTACACTGGGTTATTTTTTACATCACAAAAACCCGCTATGACCCACCTTGCGCACGTACCAAAGTGAGTCATATGATGGAGTCAAATAATGCAACAGATCATAATGGCTTTTTATCAGTAAAAACAAGTCGAACTTGTGTCATCCATCAGTATCAATCTTTCCTATCACCAAGACATGACGAAGAAAAAAAGTGACAAGGTCATCACAAAAGTTTTTGTTGTGTGAACCTTGGCTATCCATCACAAAAACAGGACATGATACTGATAACCTGCTGTGTTTTCATATTTGATGTGATGCTTCAACAGGATGTGGAACCGAAAAGAGCCTGGTTTACATAGTATACGTCTGAATCACAAACAACAGTTGCCACAACTAGGTTAACTTCAACTTTAATCAGCGCTCCTTCATTTATTTGCCTAATTGGCAGTGAAGACAATAAAAACTTAGATGATAAATCATGTGAATATATACTGGCTAATGTAAAAGCACCATTACCCACAATTTTACATACAGTAGCTGAACATTTGGACACAACTATTGTGAAGAAAGTTAGAATACTGCATATGACTTTTTTATTCTTACGAAACTAAACTGCATATGAAAGTAAGTGGATCAGAATTACTTTATTGCTCATTAAGTAGGATATGGGTTTTTCCTAACATGGCAGCATATCAAACATTTTCCTTTCAACAACTTCATGTTACAAGAAACTGCCCACTCATTCCTCACCGTCAGACGCCTGTCTCAGCTGGGACACCTAAAGAAAAGAGCCTAAAACTCAAGATGTATCACAAATTATGATTCACTTCACaataatgaatggtttattaagTGTGTTAAATGTTGCTGTCTTCTCTTAATCAATTGCTCACAGCATACAGAGCAACAAATATGATGTATGTGGGTGATATT
This genomic window contains:
- the cd28 gene encoding T-cell-specific surface glycoprotein CD28 codes for the protein MIITLIRIFIYIPLGLALHVSQPYRVVGKEGEVPLRCSFSSKLKPEEMQVSLYKGLHGRERICSSYVNLSEPYFTSDGTVNCRGSISSGRVDMMIAGLRGNDTDIYRCEIEILFPPPYLRTLGNGTIVYIQETPNCPTASTQSQIQSQSQTSEREAVKYDVGPLPLLYAILIITFCSLILQMIACKWRASTATAPMLSQKESYMKF